TGTTGCGTACAACGGCGAAGTCCTTAATCGAGAGATGTCTGAGCATGGCGTTAGAGCGGTGTTGATCGAAAAAGCTTTAGGGCGAGAGGCGAGGACAGAAAATGGATGGCCTTGCCAACGGTCCGCTGAGAGACTATTTGTTTCCTTTGTCTTACCAATATCACATGCACGTCTCCTCTTCTCCTACGCTTGAGCCCCGAGCCCGGCAATTGTTGCGGACGTTGATCTCGTGCTACATCCAGAATGGTGAGCCGATTGGTTCGAAGACCTTGGCGCAGCATGCTGGACTGGACATTAGTCCGGCGACGATCCGTAGCATCCTGGCGGACTTGGAGGAGCTTGGTCTACTCAATTCGCCACATACTTCGGCGGGGCGGGTACCGACGGCGCATGGGTACCGAATGTTTGTGGACAGCTTGGTGCAGATGCGGCCTCCCAGCGAGGATGATATTCGTCGGTTACGTGTTGAGATGGTCGGTGGGGGGACTCAGGCGCTGTTGGGCAGTGCATCGGAAATTTTATCGGCGATGACTCATTTTGTGGGCGTGGTCAGTGCTCCACGGCGTGAACAGTTCGCATTTCGCCATATTGATTTTGTGCCCTTGGATGCGCATCAGATCATGGCGATTCTGATTTTTGCTGACAATGAGGTACAGAACCGGGTCATTGAGCCGCGTCGTGCGTACGAGCCTGGAGAACTAGAACGGGTGAGCAATTACCTGAATGCGCACTTCATCGGGCGCACGTTGGCCGATATCCGTACCACTGTGTTGTGCGAGCTACGCAAGGCCAAGGACGAGATGGAACAGTTGTTGGCGCATAGCCTCGATCTTGCTTCGGAGATGTTGGTGCCAAAGGATGGTGAGGATATTGTGGTGGCTGGACAGACTCGGCTGATGGCTGTTCAGGATCTTTCGGACATCGATCGCTTGCGTGAGTTATTCGAGGCATTTGCGAGCAAGAGGGAGATCTTGCAGTTACTGGAGCGCACGATTGATGCGCCAGGGGTGCGTATCTTTATCGGTGAGGAGACCGGAATGGTTTCCATGGAGGATATTTCGCTGGTGACTGCGCCATATATAGCGCACGGTCAGGTCTTGGGGGTGTTGGGAGTGATTGGTCCCAAGCGGATGGCGTATGACCGGGTGATCCCCTTGGTAGAGGTTGCGGCCCAGGTGCTGGGCACGGCACTGGAGCCACCGATGGTGCGTTAGGTGAGGTTAATATGCATTGTCGCTATCACTGAATGAATGATGGACTGCTCTTGAAAGCCGGCGCCTTGCCCACATACGGGTGGAGTTGAGGCGGGTGTTCCGCTGGCCCAGGATTTGTATATGAACCAAGACCACCCCGAATTTGATTCTGAAGAACTGACGCAGGATTCACCTGAAACTGATCCGCTCAAGATTGAGGTTGAGACATTGCGCAGTGAGATTGCGTTGATCAAGGCGGATGTGTTGCGCGAGCGTGCTGAGCTGGAGAATCAGCGGAAGCGTGTCATTCGGGATGTGGAACAGGCGCGCAAATTTGCCAACGAAAAACTCCTTGGTGAGTTGTTGCCGGTGTTTGATAGTCTGGATGCGGGACTGACTGCTTCCGGTACTGAGCCAAGCCCGTTGCGTGATGGCCTGGAGCTGACTTACAAGCAGTTGCTGAAGGTCGCTACTGACAACGGCTTGACATTGTTGGATCCGGTCGGTCAGCTATTTAATCCCGAACACCACCAAGCGATCAGCCAGGCGGAGGGTGCCGACGTTGAACCAGGCCATGTGATCCAGGTGTTTCAGAAGGGGTATCTTCTCAACGAACGTCTGCTGCGCCCGGCTCTGGTGGTTGTTGCCAAGCAAGATTGAGTTCTGTTGAGCCCCGCCGATCGAATACAACTTTGGTGACAGCCGCTTGAGCAGGCGTCGGTCATCCCCACATTTGAACCAGACCCCGGCACGGCTGGGGATTTGATGCAAAACTTTTAGGAGCTACCCTTATGGGCAAGATCATTGGTATCGACCTCGGCACCACAAATTCGTGCGTGGCGATTATGGATGGCGGCAAGGCGCGTGTCATCGAGAACTCGGAGGGTGATCGCACTACTCCTTCGATTGTTGCTTACACCAAGGATGGCGAGGTGCTTGTCGGTGCTGCGGCCAAGCGCCAAGCGGTCACGAATCCGAAAAACACTTTCTATGCGGTGAAGCGTTTGATTGGGCGGAAGTTCGGCGACGCGGAGGTGCAGAAGGACCTTGATTTGGTTCCGTATGCGATTACCCAGCACGACAATGGTGATGCTTGGGTTGCCACTGCTGCTGGTAAGAAGCTGGCACCGCAGGAAATTTCTGCCAATGTGCTGGAGAAAATGAGGAAGACCGCCGAGGATTTCCTGGGCGAGAAAGTGACCGATGCAGTGATTACTGTGCCGGCGTACTTTAATGATAGCCAGCGTCAGGCAACGAAGGATGCTGGCCGGATTGCTGGTTTAGATGTCAAGCGTATTATCAATGAGCCGACCGCTGCGGCATTGGCTTACGGCCTGGACAAGAAAGGCGGGGACCGCAAGATCGCTGTGTATGATCTTGGTGGTGGCACCTTTGATGTGTCGATCATCGAGATCGCCGAAGTGGATGGCGAGAAGCAGTTCGAGGTATTGGCTACCAATGGCGATACCTTTCTGGGGGGGGAGGATTTCGACAAGCGTGTCATCGATTATCTGGTTGATGAATTCAATAAGGACCAGGGTATCGATTTGCGCAAGGACCCGCTGGCGTTGCAACGTTTAAAGGATGCTGCCGAGCGTGCCAAGATCGAATTGTCTTCCTCACAGCAAACGGAGGTTAACCTGCCATACATTACGGCTGATGCCTCTGGTCCGAAGCACCTGAACATCAAGCTGACGCGTGCCAAGCTTGAAGCATTGGTAGACGACTTGGTCCGTAAGTCAATCGAGCCATGTCGCATTGCGTTGAACGATGCTGGGTTGCGTACCAGCGATGTTCAGGAGGTCATCTTGGTCGGTGGCCAGACCCGTATGCCAAAGGTACAGCAAGCAGTCGCTGCGTTTTTCGGTAAGGAGCCGCGTAAGGATGTTAATCCGGACGAGGCTGTGGCACTGGGCGCTGCGATTCAGGGGGGAGTGCTCGCTGGTGATGTCAAGGATGTGTTGTTGCTCGATGTGACTCCGTTATCCCTTGGTATTGAAACGATGGGTGGGGTGTTTACCAAGATTATCGAGAAGAACACAACCATTCCGACCAAAGCATCCCAGGTGTTTTCTACTGCAGAGGATGGTCAGTCTGCGGTGACTGTCCATGTGTTACAAGGTGAGCGAGAGCAGGCGCGTTTCAACAAATCGCTGGCCAAATTCGATTTGGCGGGCATTGAACCTGCGCCGCGTGGCCAGCCGCAGATCGAGGTGTCTTTTGACATTGATGCCAACGGTATTTTGCATGTATTTGCCAAGGACAAGAAGACCAATAAGGAGCAGAAGGTCGAGGTTAAAGCCGGCTCTGGGCTGTCGGATAATGAGATTCAACAGATGGTTGCTGATGCCGAGGCGCATCGCGAGGAAGACAAAAAGTTCCAAGAATTGGTGCAGGCAAGGAACCATGCTGACGGTTTGATTCATTCAACCCGTTCAGCTATTAAGGAGCATGGTAGTAAGGCGGGTGGTGAGGTGATTGGGCGTGTCGAAACCGCCCTTTCAGAACTTGAAGCTGCGATGAAAGGTGATGATAAGAGCCAGATTGAGGCTAAATCTAAAATCCTTACCGAGATTGCGCAGTCGCTGTACATGGCAGCAACAGCAGAACAGGCAGGAAGCACGGGGGCTGGTGCTACATCTTCAGCTAAAGTTGATGATGTGGTTGATGCTGAGTTCACAGAAGTCAAGGGCGAGAAAAAATAATCCCTTTATGCTGAGGTGGAAGGACACTGCGAATGGGTGAGGCTAAGCTTTGCCCTTCGCTGTTTTCCCTGGTTTTGCTGCTATCTGCATGTTTCGATTGAGTGCCGTTTCTTTAACTACTGATGTCTGCTATCCATGAGTAAGCGTGATTACTATCAAGTGCTGGGCGTGTCCCGTACTGCTAGCGAAGATGATCTGAAAAAAGCTTATCGCCGCTGTGCGATGAAGTACCACCCGGATCGTAATCCTGGCGATGTGGCTGCAGAGGCGGCGTTCAAAGAATGCAAGGAAGCCTACGAAGTTCTTGCCGACGCAAAAAAACGAAGGTTATACGATACCCATGGTCATGCCGCGTTCGAACACGGCATGGGGGGCGGCGATGCGCCCGACATGAACGATATCTTCGGTGATATCTTCGGTAACATCTTTGGCGGCGCGCGCGCGCGCGCGTCACGCCGCGGTGCCGACATCGCTTACGTGGTTGAGTTGGATCTGGAGGAAGCTGTTGCTGGTGTTGAACGACAGATTCAGATACCAACTTTGGTTGAATGTACTCACTGCCATGGTAGTGGATCAGAAGACGGTCAAGTCGAGACTTGCAATACTTGTCGCGGTAGCGGTCAAGTGAGGATTCAACGCGGCATCTTTGCTATGCAGCAAGTATGTCCGCATTGTGGCGGACGAGGCGTCATTATTCGAAATCCGTGCAAGGTTTGCAGTGGCGCTGGGCGTATTGAGGACCATAAAACTCTCTCAGTTAAAATTCCGTCTGGTGTGGACAATGGTGATCGTATTCGTTTGAGTGGTGAGGGTGAGCTTGGTCCGGCGGGGGCGCCCCCGGGTGATCTATACGTGGAAGTGCGCGTGCGCGAGCATCCGATCTTCCAGCGCGATGGCGATGATTTACACTGTGAAGTGCCGGTTCGCATTTCGCAGGCTGCGCTCGGTGACATTGTCCGTGTGGCTACGCTTGACGGGGAGGCCGAGATTCGTATTCCTGCTGAGACCCAGACTGGCAAGCTGTTCCGCCTGCGTGGCAAGGGTGTACGTTCGGTGCGTAGTCGCACCGAAGGCGATTTGTACTGTCGTATTATGGTTGAGACTCCTGTTAACTTAACTGCTGAGCAGCGTAAGCTGCTAGAGCAATTTGAGACGACTTTCGCTGGTGAGGATGCGCGTAAGCATTCGCCGAAGTCGGCCACCTTTCTTGATGGTGTAAAAAGCTTCTGGGACCGGATGACGTCCTGAGTGAATTGCTGCTCGCGTTACATTTGAACCATCATTGCTTTCGTCCAGTTGGTAAGAGGCATGCCGCGTTCACTGAGGTTTGCTGCGTATATCAGGCATTGAACTATGGCAATGAATCGGTTTTACGTCATATGTGTGGTGTATTGCTGCTGGCAATGCCAAGACAGTTTCTAGCCCGTCGACACGACTTTATTTTGGTCCCGTCACAGTTGTCTACCGTCATACCGGTTGCGGTGCACGAATATATTTCCCTTGGCTCCTGCCGCTTGGTTACACGATGTCCTTTTTTAATAGGGCTGCTGGTGTGAGTGTGGCTCCAGTGGTTGGTATTGTCGGTAGTGCTGGTGCCTATGGACACTGGCTGGGCCGATTTCTGCGTGAGCGCATGGGCTTGAAGGTGATTGGCTATGATCCGGCCGATCCAGCCTCGCTATCGCCAATCGAGCTACTGTGTTGTGCTGAGGTGTTGGTGTTCTCTGTGCCTATCAGGCATACCGCTGCGTTGATCAGTGAATACGTGGCGATGGCTGGCGGTGCTGAAGCTGGACAGCTTTGGATCGATGTGACATCGATCAAACAAGCTCCTGTGTCGGCTATGCTGGCTTCGCAGGCCGAGGTGGTTGGGTTGCATCCGATGACTGCACCACCTAAGGCACCCACGCTCAAGGGTCGTGTGTTGGTGGTCTGTGAGGCGCGACTACACCGTTGGCGTCCGTGGTTGGTGCAACTGTGTGAGGCGTTGGAGGCTGAATGTGTGGCTGCGACGCCTGAGTACCAT
This region of Xylella taiwanensis genomic DNA includes:
- the hrcA gene encoding heat-inducible transcriptional repressor HrcA, which gives rise to MHVSSSPTLEPRARQLLRTLISCYIQNGEPIGSKTLAQHAGLDISPATIRSILADLEELGLLNSPHTSAGRVPTAHGYRMFVDSLVQMRPPSEDDIRRLRVEMVGGGTQALLGSASEILSAMTHFVGVVSAPRREQFAFRHIDFVPLDAHQIMAILIFADNEVQNRVIEPRRAYEPGELERVSNYLNAHFIGRTLADIRTTVLCELRKAKDEMEQLLAHSLDLASEMLVPKDGEDIVVAGQTRLMAVQDLSDIDRLRELFEAFASKREILQLLERTIDAPGVRIFIGEETGMVSMEDISLVTAPYIAHGQVLGVLGVIGPKRMAYDRVIPLVEVAAQVLGTALEPPMVR
- the grpE gene encoding nucleotide exchange factor GrpE; this translates as MNQDHPEFDSEELTQDSPETDPLKIEVETLRSEIALIKADVLRERAELENQRKRVIRDVEQARKFANEKLLGELLPVFDSLDAGLTASGTEPSPLRDGLELTYKQLLKVATDNGLTLLDPVGQLFNPEHHQAISQAEGADVEPGHVIQVFQKGYLLNERLLRPALVVVAKQD
- the dnaK gene encoding molecular chaperone DnaK, which translates into the protein MGKIIGIDLGTTNSCVAIMDGGKARVIENSEGDRTTPSIVAYTKDGEVLVGAAAKRQAVTNPKNTFYAVKRLIGRKFGDAEVQKDLDLVPYAITQHDNGDAWVATAAGKKLAPQEISANVLEKMRKTAEDFLGEKVTDAVITVPAYFNDSQRQATKDAGRIAGLDVKRIINEPTAAALAYGLDKKGGDRKIAVYDLGGGTFDVSIIEIAEVDGEKQFEVLATNGDTFLGGEDFDKRVIDYLVDEFNKDQGIDLRKDPLALQRLKDAAERAKIELSSSQQTEVNLPYITADASGPKHLNIKLTRAKLEALVDDLVRKSIEPCRIALNDAGLRTSDVQEVILVGGQTRMPKVQQAVAAFFGKEPRKDVNPDEAVALGAAIQGGVLAGDVKDVLLLDVTPLSLGIETMGGVFTKIIEKNTTIPTKASQVFSTAEDGQSAVTVHVLQGEREQARFNKSLAKFDLAGIEPAPRGQPQIEVSFDIDANGILHVFAKDKKTNKEQKVEVKAGSGLSDNEIQQMVADAEAHREEDKKFQELVQARNHADGLIHSTRSAIKEHGSKAGGEVIGRVETALSELEAAMKGDDKSQIEAKSKILTEIAQSLYMAATAEQAGSTGAGATSSAKVDDVVDAEFTEVKGEKK
- the dnaJ gene encoding molecular chaperone DnaJ codes for the protein MSKRDYYQVLGVSRTASEDDLKKAYRRCAMKYHPDRNPGDVAAEAAFKECKEAYEVLADAKKRRLYDTHGHAAFEHGMGGGDAPDMNDIFGDIFGNIFGGARARASRRGADIAYVVELDLEEAVAGVERQIQIPTLVECTHCHGSGSEDGQVETCNTCRGSGQVRIQRGIFAMQQVCPHCGGRGVIIRNPCKVCSGAGRIEDHKTLSVKIPSGVDNGDRIRLSGEGELGPAGAPPGDLYVEVRVREHPIFQRDGDDLHCEVPVRISQAALGDIVRVATLDGEAEIRIPAETQTGKLFRLRGKGVRSVRSRTEGDLYCRIMVETPVNLTAEQRKLLEQFETTFAGEDARKHSPKSATFLDGVKSFWDRMTS